The Acidicapsa ligni genome has a window encoding:
- a CDS encoding DUF2076 domain-containing protein, whose translation MPVIAGRQPLEDRSVTSQEEQMLNSLVERVNSTQLTEKDPDAATLLERGFAPNPDAVYVLAQSVLVQNIALEQAHTQLTAVQEQARRLQQQLDQQAQQPAHATSFLGNLLGHRDPQPPPLPQQPPYQPVYSPQAEAEYQNPPYGQPYANQPYQGQPYGGPQYIPAASGPPSFLRSAAQTAAGVAAGALAFEGVEALLHGGFGHPGMGYGMGGWGMPGIGMGMGPGLMGGGMGFERPVEETVVNNYYDSPGGGGEHGEHGGHFHESASQQDGQFSDASWSDSQSNFDNNSSFDDSNSTADDNGNFDSGNDGIL comes from the coding sequence ATGCCAGTAATCGCTGGCAGGCAGCCGCTGGAGGATCGATCCGTGACTTCTCAGGAAGAACAGATGCTCAACTCGCTCGTCGAGCGAGTGAATTCAACACAATTGACAGAAAAAGACCCGGACGCGGCTACGCTCCTGGAGCGAGGCTTTGCGCCTAATCCCGATGCTGTTTACGTGCTGGCGCAATCGGTGCTGGTGCAGAACATTGCCCTGGAGCAGGCGCACACGCAGCTTACGGCTGTGCAGGAGCAGGCAAGGCGCTTGCAGCAGCAACTGGATCAACAGGCTCAGCAGCCGGCTCACGCCACCAGTTTTCTCGGAAACCTGCTTGGCCATCGCGACCCTCAGCCGCCGCCATTGCCTCAACAACCGCCTTATCAGCCTGTCTACAGTCCGCAGGCTGAGGCAGAGTATCAAAACCCTCCGTATGGCCAACCGTATGCTAACCAGCCATACCAGGGGCAGCCTTATGGTGGTCCGCAATATATTCCTGCCGCATCGGGGCCGCCGAGCTTTTTGCGCTCCGCAGCGCAGACGGCTGCGGGAGTTGCTGCCGGAGCACTGGCTTTTGAGGGAGTGGAAGCGCTGCTGCATGGTGGCTTCGGTCATCCTGGCATGGGTTATGGCATGGGAGGCTGGGGCATGCCCGGCATAGGGATGGGCATGGGGCCTGGTTTGATGGGCGGCGGTATGGGATTCGAGCGCCCTGTCGAAGAGACGGTCGTGAATAACTATTACGACTCTCCCGGTGGCGGTGGAGAGCATGGGGAACATGGCGGCCATTTTCACGAGAGCGCGAGTCAGCAGGACGGTCAGTTTTCTGATGCGAGCTGGAGTGACTCACAGTCCAACTTTGACAATAACTCCAGCTTTGACGACTCAAACAGTACTGCCGATGACAACGGCAATTTTGACAGCGGCAACGACGGCATTCTCTAA
- the menC gene encoding o-succinylbenzoate synthase — MKIDAIYLRELNLPLVRPFQTSFGITTDRRVLLAEIHSEGLIGWGECTAGEHPHFSEESVDSCWQVIVQELGPMLAATSPENGGQCPRILGLVRGNRMAKATLENAIWDLEAQRKGISLSQLLGGVREAIPCGVSIGIQPSVAELLDLIDREVAAGYQRIKLKCKPGWDVKVFEKVRARFPEITLSCDANSAYRLKDADHLASFDSFDLLMVEQPLWYDDFYYHSMLQKRLDTAICLDESIRNRRDALAAIEMESCRIINIKLGRVGGFSEAVAVHNAAYERGIPVWCGGMLEAGIGRSHNIALSTLENFSLPGDVSASKRYWAEDIIEPEVTVSAQGEIAISTEPGRGFEVRTDLVERLTVRKQEIRAHALVG; from the coding sequence ATGAAAATTGATGCCATCTATCTCCGCGAGTTGAATCTGCCGCTCGTGCGTCCGTTTCAGACCAGTTTTGGAATCACCACCGATCGTCGCGTCCTGCTCGCGGAGATTCATTCCGAGGGCCTGATTGGCTGGGGTGAGTGTACTGCTGGAGAGCATCCACATTTCTCTGAAGAGTCGGTCGATTCCTGCTGGCAGGTTATTGTCCAGGAACTCGGTCCGATGCTTGCTGCGACGTCCCCGGAAAACGGTGGGCAATGCCCGCGAATCTTAGGGCTAGTTCGCGGCAACCGCATGGCCAAGGCGACGCTCGAAAACGCCATCTGGGACCTTGAAGCGCAGCGCAAGGGCATTTCTCTGAGCCAGTTGCTGGGCGGTGTTCGCGAGGCGATTCCTTGCGGTGTCTCCATCGGCATTCAGCCTTCGGTGGCGGAACTGCTTGATCTCATTGATCGCGAGGTTGCTGCCGGTTATCAGCGCATCAAGCTGAAGTGCAAGCCTGGCTGGGATGTAAAGGTATTCGAAAAAGTTCGCGCACGCTTTCCGGAAATCACTTTAAGCTGCGATGCAAACTCCGCGTATCGCCTGAAGGACGCCGATCATCTTGCTTCCTTCGACAGCTTTGATCTGCTGATGGTCGAGCAGCCTCTCTGGTATGACGATTTCTATTACCACTCCATGCTGCAAAAACGCCTCGATACAGCCATTTGCCTGGATGAGTCGATTCGCAATCGGCGCGATGCCCTGGCAGCTATCGAGATGGAGTCCTGCCGCATCATCAACATCAAGCTGGGGCGCGTTGGCGGCTTTTCCGAGGCGGTTGCGGTGCACAACGCGGCCTATGAACGGGGCATTCCTGTCTGGTGTGGAGGTATGTTGGAGGCGGGTATCGGACGTTCGCATAACATCGCTCTCTCGACGCTCGAAAACTTCTCTCTACCCGGCGATGTTTCCGCATCCAAGCGCTATTGGGCTGAGGACATCATCGAGCCGGAGGTGACTGTTTCGGCGCAGGGTGAGATTGCGATTTCAACCGAGCCGGGACGCGGTTTTGAAGTACGCACCGACCTGGTCGAACGGCTGACGGTTCGCAAGCAGGAGATTCGCGCCCACGCACTCGTCGGCTGA
- a CDS encoding GNAT family N-acetyltransferase yields the protein MILIRSCQGFDELQACVDLQIEVWGYSDGDVIPRRVFLVAQKIGGQVIGAFDTDLPDASEQGNAASLIGFAFSLPGVKTGVKSSTGRPESYLHSHMLAVKEGYRDRSIGSRLKLAQRDEARSRGFTRMEWTFDPLEIKNSFLNIHKLGAIVRTYIPDFYGVSSSRLQGGLPTDRLVAEWWLSSPRVLATIEGAPASVEAATEEIVVPAAIYQWKADDQQRDQARKVQAENRLHFQQAFSQGLAVVAFTRDAEGNGIFHLGKWIEPDPRPISSSEQP from the coding sequence TTGATTCTCATTCGATCCTGCCAGGGCTTTGACGAGTTGCAAGCGTGCGTGGATCTCCAGATTGAGGTCTGGGGCTACAGCGATGGAGATGTCATTCCTCGCCGCGTTTTTCTTGTCGCTCAGAAAATCGGCGGGCAGGTTATCGGCGCCTTCGACACCGATCTCCCTGACGCTTCAGAGCAGGGAAATGCCGCATCCCTGATAGGGTTCGCGTTCTCGCTGCCAGGCGTGAAAACCGGCGTCAAGTCCTCGACAGGCAGGCCGGAGAGCTACCTGCACTCGCACATGCTGGCAGTAAAGGAAGGCTATCGCGACCGCAGTATCGGCTCCCGGCTCAAGCTGGCCCAGCGAGATGAGGCCCGTTCGCGTGGCTTTACCCGCATGGAGTGGACCTTCGATCCGCTGGAGATCAAAAATTCTTTTCTCAACATTCATAAGCTCGGAGCGATAGTTCGTACCTATATTCCGGACTTTTATGGTGTATCCTCATCTCGATTGCAGGGTGGCTTGCCCACGGACCGCCTGGTGGCGGAGTGGTGGCTATCCTCCCCACGCGTACTTGCGACAATCGAAGGGGCTCCAGCGTCAGTAGAAGCTGCAACAGAGGAAATCGTAGTACCGGCCGCCATCTACCAATGGAAGGCTGACGATCAGCAACGGGATCAGGCACGAAAGGTGCAGGCGGAAAATCGTCTGCATTTTCAGCAGGCATTTTCTCAGGGGCTGGCCGTCGTGGCCTTCACCCGCGATGCGGAAGGAAACGGAATATTTCATCTTGGAAAGTGGATCGAGCCCGATCCTCGCCCTATTTCCTCATCCGAACAACCATAG
- the mazG gene encoding nucleoside triphosphate pyrophosphohydrolase: MEPISSNICEPSAIVPAEAPTAFAESVAIMARLRGPDGCPWDQEQSFDSIRKHTLEETYEVLDAIERRDWPNLKEELGDLLLQVLFYSQMAADEGHFTIADVLQTLNRKLIRRHPHVFGDEASAAAGNQANVDGQVDGSAAKVLANWEQIKLAEKQSASKDQQEASLLDSVQRSQPALAEAAKISSKAAKVGFDWSHWRDLLAKLDEETAELIVEAEALPNDPARQPAVEAEFGDLLFTAVNLGRHLGVDAEMALRGTNVRFRQRFRQMELATDRPLSELAPEQLEALWIGAKRTLADQAYSTSHSTVAPAIDPAMDSVREKFS, from the coding sequence ATGGAGCCAATCTCCAGCAATATTTGTGAGCCTTCCGCAATTGTCCCTGCAGAAGCACCCACAGCCTTCGCTGAATCTGTCGCGATCATGGCTCGCTTGCGGGGCCCTGACGGTTGTCCGTGGGACCAGGAACAGAGCTTCGATTCGATTCGCAAGCATACGCTCGAAGAGACCTACGAAGTCCTCGACGCGATTGAACGCCGTGACTGGCCTAATCTGAAGGAAGAGCTTGGCGATTTGCTGTTGCAGGTGCTTTTTTACTCGCAAATGGCTGCGGATGAAGGACACTTTACCATCGCCGACGTGCTTCAAACTCTGAACCGTAAATTGATTCGCCGCCATCCACATGTCTTTGGCGACGAGGCGTCGGCTGCTGCTGGAAATCAGGCGAATGTCGATGGGCAGGTTGATGGTTCGGCTGCAAAAGTGCTGGCCAACTGGGAGCAGATCAAGCTCGCGGAGAAGCAATCCGCCAGCAAAGACCAGCAGGAAGCTTCACTTCTGGATTCGGTGCAGCGTTCCCAGCCTGCCCTGGCGGAGGCGGCAAAGATTAGTTCCAAGGCGGCTAAAGTGGGCTTTGACTGGAGCCACTGGCGCGATCTGCTGGCGAAGCTCGATGAGGAGACCGCGGAGCTGATCGTTGAAGCTGAGGCTCTCCCGAACGATCCCGCGCGCCAGCCGGCAGTGGAAGCGGAATTCGGTGATTTGTTGTTCACAGCGGTTAATCTTGGCCGTCATCTGGGCGTCGATGCGGAGATGGCCCTGCGTGGAACGAACGTTCGTTTTCGGCAGCGCTTTCGCCAGATGGAACTGGCCACGGACCGCCCGCTTTCAGAACTCGCGCCAGAGCAATTGGAAGCACTTTGGATCGGCGCCAAGCGCACGCTGGCGGATCAGGCCTACTCAACTTCTCACTCAACCGTTGCCCCCGCTATTGACCCAGCTATGGATTCAGTCAGGGAGAAATTTTCTTGA
- a CDS encoding prepilin peptidase produces MTRIFSEIEVAGAVFAGLLGLAFGSFLNVCLSRLPEGENIAWPGSHCRTCDHTLAWWENLPLLSWIILRGRCHTCRDWIGFRYPLVELAVGLCWAGCWLKFGPALFVLGDAPHQPAWGIVSLLGSLLLCWLLVALAALDAEYFWLPDWVTLPGIGLGFIFTLLQFRPGLEHPIFFLDGPQTLTQAAYWSGIGILAAAGLVLAIRLAYWLVRRKEGMGLGDAKLMAMLAAWLSLPAAFESFALAILGATAFAIVWFAFAAIRNRSQTSEGWAQIPLPLGTFLCLAALTQIFYPNWLWIAWSRIFLA; encoded by the coding sequence GTGACTAGAATTTTCAGCGAAATAGAAGTTGCCGGGGCGGTCTTTGCAGGATTGCTGGGTCTGGCGTTCGGCAGTTTTTTGAACGTCTGCCTCTCTCGTCTGCCCGAAGGCGAAAATATCGCATGGCCCGGCTCGCACTGCCGCACCTGCGATCACACCCTCGCGTGGTGGGAAAACCTTCCTCTCCTGAGTTGGATCATCCTCCGTGGCCGCTGCCACACCTGCCGCGACTGGATCGGCTTCCGCTATCCGCTCGTAGAGCTGGCCGTTGGACTCTGCTGGGCAGGCTGCTGGCTTAAATTTGGCCCGGCCTTATTTGTCCTTGGCGATGCACCGCACCAGCCAGCCTGGGGCATCGTTTCGCTACTCGGCTCTCTTCTGCTCTGCTGGCTGCTGGTCGCGCTTGCGGCACTCGACGCGGAGTATTTCTGGCTGCCGGATTGGGTAACGCTACCCGGTATTGGACTTGGCTTCATCTTCACATTGCTGCAGTTTCGTCCAGGGTTGGAGCATCCGATATTTTTCCTGGATGGACCACAGACGCTCACGCAAGCTGCATACTGGTCGGGTATCGGAATCCTCGCCGCCGCTGGACTCGTTCTCGCCATCCGGCTTGCCTACTGGCTGGTTCGCCGCAAAGAAGGCATGGGACTTGGCGACGCAAAACTCATGGCTATGCTGGCAGCGTGGCTGAGCCTGCCCGCAGCTTTCGAAAGCTTTGCATTAGCCATTCTCGGTGCGACGGCCTTCGCGATTGTGTGGTTTGCTTTCGCAGCAATTCGCAACCGCTCTCAGACCTCCGAAGGATGGGCGCAGATCCCGTTGCCGCTGGGAACATTTCTCTGCCTCGCCGCTCTTACGCAGATCTTTTATCCCAACTGGCTCTGGATCGCGTGGAGCCGGATATTCCTGGCCTGA
- a CDS encoding DUF1569 domain-containing protein: protein MHPVLKSALQPLATQIATVSKEEAQAHPLPGQDRWSPQQIIEHLILTYKLTSNSVSRQLESGRVVKNHRRLLKFLLRAQTLGLGYMPRGVPAMLAVRPLEYTPEAGPAIAARFLAAAEEMDSLLVAGRKKFGIQACGEHPFFGVMRIDEWRRYHAIHARHHASQLHKAIQNARSASRV from the coding sequence ATGCACCCAGTTCTAAAGTCCGCCCTTCAACCATTGGCGACACAGATCGCTACCGTAAGTAAAGAAGAAGCCCAGGCTCATCCATTGCCTGGACAGGATCGCTGGTCGCCCCAACAGATCATCGAACACCTCATACTGACCTATAAACTCACGTCAAATTCGGTCAGCCGACAGTTAGAGTCGGGGCGTGTGGTTAAAAACCACCGCAGGCTGCTGAAGTTTCTGCTTCGCGCTCAGACTCTGGGCCTGGGATACATGCCGAGAGGCGTGCCTGCAATGCTTGCGGTGCGTCCTTTGGAATACACACCGGAAGCCGGGCCGGCTATTGCTGCGCGCTTCCTGGCGGCGGCCGAAGAGATGGATAGCCTGCTCGTGGCAGGGCGAAAGAAGTTTGGCATACAGGCATGCGGAGAGCATCCGTTTTTTGGAGTGATGCGCATAGATGAGTGGCGTCGCTATCACGCAATTCATGCTCGCCATCATGCATCCCAGTTGCACAAGGCAATTCAAAACGCGCGTAGTGCGAGCCGGGTGTAG
- a CDS encoding tetratricopeptide repeat protein — protein MPIRIGSLVLAAGVCGAVGVPQLMAQSQQQAPPPSQQDNPFPEDSTQKQQGQAQPNPLPPDKTNPVPPASGSQNPFPGEDTNAPIIPVDPDPGAGHSGRPDYSPSQSHYGNPNTDGDPVRSPDPQGDAANDGFSSSRAGLKPMGDESSTDAKAGSSIKTKTRAQVLSEDINVGEFNLSSKNWRGAQFRFEDAYRLDPENEDAVWGLAEAERHLNLLDKAGAHYKLFLTYDPDGPHSRAARKALDEIESAKPAAQTQGVNLPK, from the coding sequence TTGCCAATTCGAATAGGGTCACTGGTACTCGCGGCGGGCGTGTGCGGAGCGGTGGGTGTGCCTCAACTGATGGCGCAATCTCAACAGCAGGCGCCGCCGCCGAGCCAGCAGGACAATCCGTTTCCTGAGGATTCAACGCAAAAGCAGCAGGGCCAGGCGCAACCGAATCCGCTGCCGCCAGACAAAACGAATCCAGTGCCGCCAGCCTCGGGAAGCCAGAATCCGTTTCCTGGCGAGGATACCAATGCTCCGATCATTCCGGTCGATCCTGATCCGGGAGCGGGGCATTCCGGCCGTCCTGATTATTCGCCTTCCCAGTCGCACTATGGAAATCCCAATACGGATGGCGATCCTGTGCGCTCGCCCGATCCGCAGGGGGACGCGGCCAATGACGGATTCAGTTCGAGCCGCGCAGGTTTGAAGCCGATGGGGGATGAGAGCAGCACAGATGCCAAGGCTGGCAGTTCCATCAAAACGAAAACCAGGGCCCAGGTGTTGAGCGAAGACATCAATGTCGGCGAATTTAATTTGAGCAGTAAAAACTGGCGAGGCGCGCAGTTCCGCTTCGAGGATGCTTATCGGCTGGATCCGGAGAACGAAGATGCTGTGTGGGGATTGGCCGAAGCTGAGCGCCATTTAAATCTTCTCGATAAGGCAGGCGCTCATTACAAGCTGTTCCTCACCTACGACCCGGACGGTCCGCACAGCCGCGCAGCTCGTAAAGCGCTTGATGAGATAGAATCTGCGAAGCCAGCCGCGCAGACTCAGGGTGTAAACTTACCCAAATAG
- a CDS encoding SET domain-containing protein, with product MALIVRSSAIHAAGCYTTAAVRKGERLAEYTGRRITKEEADVLYQDYPVTYLFGLGDGAIVIDGFCTAMFINHSCEGNCETAEEDGRVWITAIRDILAGDEVTYDYCLYDGGDDPCTCNCGSKLCRGSMYSDEELKRRRAEARKIGQRKKRGKRKALKTKSKSAK from the coding sequence ATGGCACTCATCGTCCGCTCGTCTGCCATCCACGCTGCCGGTTGCTATACCACCGCAGCCGTCCGTAAGGGAGAACGCCTGGCCGAATATACCGGTCGGCGCATAACCAAAGAAGAGGCCGACGTCCTCTACCAGGATTACCCCGTCACCTATCTGTTTGGACTGGGCGACGGCGCCATAGTCATAGACGGTTTTTGTACGGCAATGTTTATCAACCACAGTTGCGAAGGCAATTGCGAGACCGCCGAAGAAGATGGCCGCGTCTGGATCACGGCGATTCGCGACATTCTCGCTGGCGATGAAGTCACCTACGACTACTGCCTCTACGACGGCGGAGACGACCCTTGCACCTGCAACTGCGGCTCAAAACTCTGCCGGGGTTCCATGTATTCCGATGAAGAGTTGAAGCGTCGCCGGGCAGAAGCACGCAAAATCGGGCAACGCAAAAAACGCGGCAAGCGCAAAGCCCTCAAGACCAAAAGCAAAAGTGCCAAGTAA
- the dnaX gene encoding DNA polymerase III subunit gamma/tau translates to MGYQVLARKYRPQRFADVAGQDHVTRTLTNALTQQRIAHGYIFSGHRGIGKTTIARILAQALNCRNVIGSDQRPTAEPCGVCDSCIEIRQGNAVDVIEIDAATNRGIDEIRELRDAARYSPSRDRYKIYILDEAHQITDAAFNALLKTLEEPPAHVIFMMATTEPESIPQTIRSRCQHFSFHAVKFDDIFAQLKAISLQEDVITEDAALALLAEAGDGSMRDALSIMDQAIASAPVENGKAVLQTDQIRELMGSVPNAVFERLMEAVSAQQSARLMEDLDKLLASGNSPSALARQMVRYLRNCLMAKLGGENTGLLEIAYDERARAARTALLFTEEELTRNLQIVLRTFDELNYRQEQRFHLELGLLKLIQAQRLLPMEEILSGLASQASPGTRRPSAPAASPARNASQPSSPQSAPASRASAPAAAPAPPAAPSLSPFAQSNQRSADVSTSRSSAPVRDVPNASSSREPLTQSLREPGVTPISQSPSPLTPIAVSNYTLGSVSETLTEGSLARVAVATPEEKATQSKSEQTGQVESSSPETKLEIVPDIAAEIPAPIASMPAASMPAAPEPTAAKPIAQPAAPPIPVDTIASSAAPSPAIATPAATAISSADEDRIAEVRSAVAQALEAGGHATAATLIDDGKWTIEASSVRIEVGAKATMIRLTFNAAAEKFIRQGLTQAGAPTRFMIVPGENPTSSSSTSRRAPQGSVDAEARQHPLVLKAQELFKAEVVSVVDLREK, encoded by the coding sequence ATGGGGTATCAGGTACTGGCACGGAAATACCGTCCGCAGCGTTTTGCGGATGTCGCCGGGCAGGACCATGTCACTCGCACCCTGACCAACGCTCTTACACAACAGCGCATCGCGCACGGCTACATCTTCTCCGGCCATCGCGGCATCGGCAAGACCACCATCGCCCGCATTCTGGCGCAGGCGCTCAATTGCCGCAACGTCATCGGATCCGACCAGCGCCCAACAGCCGAACCCTGCGGCGTGTGCGATTCCTGCATTGAGATTCGCCAGGGCAACGCCGTAGACGTCATCGAAATCGACGCAGCCACCAACCGCGGCATCGACGAGATTCGCGAGCTGCGCGACGCCGCCCGCTACTCGCCGTCCCGCGACCGCTACAAGATTTATATCCTCGACGAAGCCCATCAAATCACCGATGCCGCTTTCAATGCGCTCCTCAAGACACTCGAAGAGCCGCCCGCGCACGTGATCTTCATGATGGCCACGACCGAGCCGGAGAGCATTCCACAGACGATCCGCTCTCGCTGTCAGCACTTCAGTTTTCACGCCGTAAAGTTCGACGATATCTTCGCCCAGCTCAAGGCCATCTCCCTGCAGGAAGATGTAATCACCGAGGATGCCGCTCTTGCCCTGCTCGCCGAAGCCGGTGATGGATCGATGCGTGACGCGCTCTCCATCATGGATCAGGCAATTGCATCCGCTCCCGTCGAAAATGGCAAAGCCGTTTTACAGACGGACCAGATTCGCGAACTCATGGGCTCGGTTCCCAATGCGGTTTTTGAGCGCCTCATGGAAGCAGTCAGCGCCCAGCAAAGCGCACGCTTGATGGAAGACCTCGATAAGCTTCTCGCATCCGGCAACAGTCCGTCAGCCCTGGCCCGGCAAATGGTGCGGTATCTGCGCAACTGTCTGATGGCCAAGCTGGGCGGCGAAAACACCGGCCTGCTTGAGATTGCCTACGACGAACGCGCCCGTGCCGCACGAACGGCACTTCTCTTCACCGAAGAAGAACTGACTCGCAACCTGCAGATTGTCCTGCGCACCTTTGACGAGTTGAATTACCGGCAGGAGCAACGCTTTCACCTGGAACTCGGCCTGCTCAAGCTGATTCAGGCGCAGCGTCTACTGCCGATGGAAGAGATTCTCAGCGGACTGGCCAGCCAGGCCAGCCCAGGCACGCGGCGTCCATCCGCTCCGGCAGCATCGCCAGCGCGCAATGCATCCCAGCCCTCGTCGCCCCAGTCCGCGCCCGCTTCACGCGCATCTGCTCCAGCAGCGGCTCCGGCGCCACCTGCCGCGCCTTCACTTTCGCCCTTCGCCCAGAGCAATCAACGGTCTGCCGATGTTTCCACATCCCGTTCCAGTGCTCCGGTTCGCGATGTGCCCAATGCTTCCAGTTCGCGAGAGCCGCTTACACAGTCGCTGCGAGAACCCGGAGTTACCCCGATCTCGCAGTCTCCCAGCCCTCTGACGCCGATTGCCGTCTCGAACTACACCCTCGGCAGCGTCAGCGAAACCCTGACCGAGGGATCGCTGGCTCGCGTCGCCGTCGCTACGCCGGAAGAAAAAGCCACACAATCCAAATCAGAACAAACAGGCCAGGTCGAGTCTTCCAGCCCGGAAACCAAACTCGAAATCGTTCCCGATATTGCTGCTGAAATTCCAGCTCCGATTGCTTCCATGCCGGCTGCTTCCATGCCGGCTGCTCCCGAGCCGACTGCTGCCAAGCCAATTGCACAGCCCGCAGCCCCGCCGATTCCCGTCGACACGATTGCGTCCAGTGCCGCTCCCAGCCCAGCAATTGCAACACCAGCGGCCACAGCCATCAGCAGCGCCGATGAAGATAGAATCGCCGAGGTTCGCTCCGCCGTAGCGCAGGCGCTTGAGGCCGGTGGACACGCAACCGCCGCCACCCTGATCGACGACGGCAAATGGACAATCGAAGCCAGCAGCGTTCGCATCGAAGTAGGTGCGAAGGCAACCATGATTCGCCTGACATTCAACGCTGCAGCCGAGAAGTTCATTCGCCAGGGATTGACCCAGGCTGGAGCACCGACACGTTTCATGATCGTGCCGGGCGAGAATCCGACAAGCTCCAGCTCCACAAGTCGCCGCGCTCCACAGGGCAGCGTCGACGCAGAAGCCCGCCAACATCCACTGGTGCTGAAAGCGCAAGAGCTTTTCAAAGCCGAAGTCGTCAGCGTGGTCGATCTACGAGAAAAGTAG